In Thauera sp. JM12B12, one DNA window encodes the following:
- a CDS encoding Crp/Fnr family transcriptional regulator has product MSSPGTPVIDTSDLLARFAPFNMLEAAERVRIQAGARPIHAARGELLVQQEGCPRGIHLVLGGRIKCFVLSPSGGEKIVRLAEPGTFFGEEAALLNRPHLFNAQAMGPSELLFVPIALLREAMVSSTPFSVSMSMRLATASYDLMSTMQVQFQLSGTQRVAHYLTRLAPDDAERCEIRLDIDKQTIAAQLNLTPETLSRILSQLTREGMIQPRGRRGMVLSKLSELRSCAAH; this is encoded by the coding sequence ATGAGCAGCCCAGGCACCCCAGTGATCGACACATCGGATCTTCTGGCCCGTTTCGCGCCCTTCAACATGCTCGAGGCCGCCGAGCGTGTGCGCATCCAGGCGGGTGCCCGGCCGATCCATGCCGCTCGCGGGGAGCTTCTCGTGCAGCAGGAAGGCTGTCCGCGCGGCATCCACCTCGTGCTCGGCGGGCGCATCAAGTGCTTCGTGCTGTCCCCGTCCGGCGGCGAGAAGATCGTACGCCTGGCCGAGCCCGGCACCTTCTTCGGCGAGGAGGCGGCGCTGCTCAACCGGCCACACCTCTTCAACGCCCAGGCGATGGGCCCGAGCGAGCTGCTCTTCGTGCCGATCGCCCTGCTGCGCGAGGCGATGGTGAGCTCGACGCCATTCTCGGTGTCGATGTCGATGCGCCTCGCCACCGCCAGCTACGACCTGATGTCGACGATGCAGGTGCAATTCCAGCTCAGCGGCACGCAGCGCGTGGCGCACTACCTGACCCGACTGGCGCCCGACGATGCCGAGCGCTGCGAGATCCGTCTCGACATCGACAAGCAGACCATCGCCGCCCAGCTCAACCTCACCCCCGAGACCCTGTCGCGCATCCTTTCCCAGCTCACCCGTGAAGGCATGATCCAGCCGCGCGGCCGGCGCGGCATGGTGCTCAGCAAGCTCTCCGAACTGCGCAGCTGCGCGGCGCACTGA
- a CDS encoding HAMP domain-containing protein, with the protein MQIAIPRPVVRRSIMLLVAVAMLALTLISLAGMSASMLVVESTRGSASVINIAGSLRRYTQRVANLIAVDALSGSFETARVAAAVEDFETQLEHPALLRFVERAPGELFAATYRGVSASWYQSLKPRIEALDRPSAPAAEVELLLSEVDAFVEQLNSLVAVLEHDTEARIHDLRFILGVAIAVTVLVVSIALFMLYRAVLRPLRGLLEAARRIAGGDFGVRVDYTGDDEFGRVGRAFNLMADELAKYYHSLEQRVADKTAELQRSNRSLELLYHAIARLYQSPTAVDAYEATLRDIDRVAGLEGSFVCLEPRHGGAATVIASSVGPCPDRSARGEEACQACREASHGHGVALHNPALLRFPLRDREHHYGMLRLALPDGVRLEDWQRQLVEALSRHMGMALGAARRSEQERLLALQEERSVIARELHDSLAQALSYMKIQVSLLQPVLADPARSAQAAPILADLREGINAAYRQLRELLVSFRLGLSADLPTLIQDAVREYGTRGGVDIALEVELGHCLLSPNQEVHVLQIVREALSNMVRHSGARHARVALCGTEDGQVRLTVEDDGAGIGEPPVDERNHHGLAIMRERARSIGGELDIVAMAHGGTRVCLRFAAAPGIAVAVTDGAAQAGGGQA; encoded by the coding sequence ATGCAAATCGCGATTCCCAGGCCGGTCGTCCGGCGCTCGATCATGCTGCTGGTTGCAGTCGCCATGCTGGCGCTCACCCTGATCAGCCTCGCGGGCATGAGCGCCTCGATGCTGGTGGTCGAGAGCACCCGCGGCAGCGCCAGCGTGATCAACATCGCCGGCAGCCTGCGCCGCTACACCCAGCGGGTGGCCAACCTGATCGCGGTCGATGCGCTCAGCGGCAGCTTCGAGACCGCGCGCGTGGCGGCAGCGGTCGAGGATTTCGAGACCCAGCTCGAGCACCCTGCGCTGCTGCGATTCGTCGAGCGCGCACCGGGTGAATTGTTCGCCGCCACCTACCGCGGTGTGAGCGCATCGTGGTACCAGAGCCTGAAACCGCGCATCGAGGCGCTCGACAGGCCGTCGGCACCGGCGGCGGAGGTCGAACTGCTGCTGAGCGAGGTCGATGCCTTCGTCGAGCAGCTGAACTCCCTGGTGGCCGTGCTCGAGCACGACACCGAGGCGCGCATCCATGACCTGCGCTTCATTCTCGGGGTCGCAATCGCCGTCACCGTGCTGGTCGTGAGCATCGCGCTCTTCATGCTCTATCGCGCCGTGTTGCGGCCGTTGCGGGGCCTGCTCGAAGCGGCCCGGCGGATCGCCGGCGGCGATTTCGGCGTGCGCGTCGACTACACCGGCGACGACGAGTTCGGCCGCGTCGGGCGCGCCTTCAATCTGATGGCGGACGAACTCGCCAAGTACTATCACTCGCTCGAGCAGCGCGTCGCCGACAAGACCGCCGAGCTGCAGCGCAGCAATCGTTCGCTCGAGCTGCTCTACCATGCCATCGCCCGCCTGTACCAGTCGCCGACGGCGGTCGACGCCTACGAGGCGACGCTGCGCGACATCGATCGCGTGGCCGGCCTGGAGGGTAGCTTCGTCTGCCTCGAGCCGCGCCACGGCGGCGCGGCAACGGTGATCGCCTCCTCGGTCGGCCCCTGTCCCGACCGCAGCGCGCGCGGCGAGGAGGCCTGCCAGGCCTGTCGCGAGGCCTCGCACGGCCATGGCGTGGCGCTGCACAACCCGGCGCTGCTGCGCTTTCCCCTGCGCGACCGCGAGCACCACTACGGCATGCTGCGCCTCGCGCTGCCCGACGGCGTGCGTCTGGAGGACTGGCAGCGCCAGCTCGTCGAGGCGCTCTCGCGCCACATGGGCATGGCGCTCGGCGCGGCGCGGCGCAGCGAGCAGGAGCGCCTGCTGGCGCTTCAGGAAGAGCGTTCGGTGATCGCCCGCGAGCTGCACGATTCGCTGGCGCAGGCGCTGTCCTACATGAAGATCCAGGTCAGCCTGTTGCAGCCGGTGCTCGCCGACCCGGCGCGCAGCGCCCAGGCCGCACCCATCCTCGCCGACCTGCGCGAGGGCATCAACGCCGCCTACCGCCAGTTGCGCGAGCTGCTCGTGTCCTTCCGCCTCGGCCTGTCGGCCGACCTTCCCACCCTCATCCAGGATGCAGTGCGCGAGTACGGTACGCGCGGCGGCGTCGACATCGCGCTCGAGGTCGAGCTCGGTCACTGCCTGCTCAGTCCCAATCAGGAGGTGCATGTGCTGCAGATCGTGCGCGAGGCGCTGTCGAACATGGTCCGCCATTCGGGCGCACGCCATGCGCGCGTCGCCCTGTGCGGTACGGAGGATGGCCAGGTGCGGCTGACCGTCGAGGATGACGGCGCCGGGATCGGCGAGCCGCCGGTCGACGAGCGCAACCACCATGGGCTCGCGATCATGCGCGAGCGCGCGCGCAGCATCGGCGGCGAGCTCGACATCGTCGCCATGGCGCACGGTGGCACCCGCGTCTGCCTGCGCTTCGCGGCGGCCCCGGGCATCGCCGTCGCAGTCACGGATGGCGCGGCGCAGGCCGGCGGGGGGCAGGCATGA
- a CDS encoding chaperone NapD has protein sequence MNIASLVVRAFPADFPEVIDALSRIPGVELHGSSAEQGNIVITIEDGEGWSVTDSILAVNLVPRVQGLTIAYEYTDDGLELQEA, from the coding sequence ATGAACATTGCAAGTCTGGTCGTGCGGGCGTTTCCCGCGGACTTTCCCGAGGTGATCGATGCCTTGTCGCGCATTCCCGGCGTGGAGCTGCATGGCTCCTCGGCCGAGCAGGGCAACATCGTCATCACCATCGAGGACGGCGAGGGCTGGTCGGTCACCGACTCGATCCTGGCCGTCAATCTGGTGCCCAGGGTGCAGGGCCTGACGATCGCTTACGAATACACCGACGACGGTCTCGAATTACAGGAGGCATGA
- the napF gene encoding ferredoxin-type protein NapF → MASSSTSPVVPSRRGFLRGRVRDVKPARRPPWAVNELAFLDRCTRCDRCIDACPTGILVRMDGGFPGVDFTRGECTFCADCVTHCEPRALVRADAQALPWAIVAEIGASCLATTGVECRVCGETCPASAIRFRPQLGGVARPQLDATQCTGCGACIAPCPARAIAMQSTDNLPTERET, encoded by the coding sequence TTGGCCTCCTCGAGCACCTCTCCAGTCGTTCCCTCGCGCAGAGGTTTCCTGCGCGGCAGGGTACGCGACGTGAAGCCCGCGCGGCGCCCGCCGTGGGCGGTGAATGAGCTTGCCTTCCTCGACCGCTGCACGCGTTGCGACCGCTGCATCGACGCCTGCCCGACCGGGATCCTGGTGCGCATGGACGGGGGCTTTCCTGGGGTCGATTTCACCCGCGGCGAGTGCACCTTCTGCGCCGACTGCGTGACGCACTGCGAGCCGCGCGCGCTCGTGCGTGCCGATGCGCAGGCGCTGCCGTGGGCGATCGTCGCGGAGATCGGCGCCAGCTGCCTCGCCACCACCGGCGTGGAATGCCGCGTCTGCGGCGAAACCTGTCCGGCGAGCGCGATCCGCTTCCGGCCCCAGCTCGGCGGCGTGGCGCGGCCGCAACTCGACGCCACGCAATGCACCGGCTGTGGCGCCTGCATCGCCCCCTGCCCGGCCCGGGCGATCGCGATGCAGTCGACGGACAACCTGCCCACGGAGAGGGAAACATGA
- the narL gene encoding two-component system response regulator NarL, translated as MMETQRVLIVDDHPLFRRGLVQLLQMIPGFLLVGEATGGVEGLAMARELRPDLILLDLNMRDLSGLEVLRGLRAARLDTRVVMVTVSDSGEDVVAALRGGVDGYLLKDMEPEAMLEALQAVAAGRVVIPQQLNHLLAAALRSESRPQSTGAAGLTEQETRILEKIAEGLSNKQIGRELDIAEGTVKVHVKHILRKLDLRSRVEAAVWAVERMRT; from the coding sequence ATGATGGAAACGCAACGTGTCCTCATCGTCGACGACCATCCGCTGTTTCGCCGCGGCCTGGTGCAGTTGCTGCAGATGATTCCCGGCTTCCTGCTGGTGGGCGAGGCCACCGGCGGCGTGGAGGGGCTGGCGATGGCGCGCGAGCTGCGGCCGGACCTCATCCTGCTCGACCTCAACATGCGCGACCTGAGCGGCCTTGAGGTGCTGCGCGGACTGCGCGCGGCGCGGCTCGACACGCGGGTGGTGATGGTCACGGTTTCGGATTCGGGCGAGGACGTGGTGGCCGCCCTGCGTGGTGGCGTCGATGGCTACCTGCTCAAGGACATGGAGCCGGAGGCGATGCTGGAGGCGCTGCAGGCGGTTGCCGCCGGGCGAGTGGTCATTCCGCAGCAGCTCAACCACCTGCTCGCCGCCGCCCTGCGCAGCGAGTCGCGGCCGCAGTCGACCGGGGCGGCCGGGCTCACCGAGCAGGAGACGCGCATCCTCGAGAAGATTGCCGAAGGCCTGTCCAACAAGCAGATCGGGCGCGAGCTCGACATCGCCGAGGGCACGGTCAAGGTCCACGTCAAGCACATCCTGCGCAAGCTCGACCTGCGCTCGCGCGTCGAGGCGGCGGTGTGGGCGGTGGAGCGCATGCGCACCTGA